One Geitlerinema sp. PCC 9228 DNA window includes the following coding sequences:
- the rplA gene encoding 50S ribosomal protein L1, which yields MARKPSRRLRELQQKVENRPYEATEALNLLKETATANFPESAEAHVRLGINPKYTDQQLRTTVSLPKGTGQTIRVAVIAKGEKVNEASNAGADVVGSEDLITEIQQGRMDFDRVIATPDMMPQVAKLGRLLGPRGMMPSPKAGTVTTDIAPAVQEFKAGKLEFRSDRTGIVHVIFGKAAFPTEDLLANLKALQECIDRNKPAGAKGRYWRSLHVAATMGPSIEVDVSGLQDLKAEVAYGS from the coding sequence GAGAACTCCAACAAAAAGTCGAAAACCGTCCCTACGAAGCCACCGAAGCCCTGAACCTGCTCAAGGAAACTGCTACGGCCAATTTTCCCGAGTCGGCGGAAGCTCACGTGCGTTTGGGCATTAACCCCAAATATACCGACCAGCAGCTTCGTACTACTGTGTCTTTGCCGAAAGGTACCGGTCAAACCATCCGCGTTGCTGTCATTGCCAAAGGCGAGAAAGTGAACGAAGCCAGCAACGCCGGTGCAGATGTGGTCGGTTCGGAAGATTTGATTACAGAAATCCAGCAAGGCCGGATGGATTTTGACCGGGTGATTGCCACCCCAGATATGATGCCGCAAGTGGCCAAACTGGGACGTTTGTTGGGTCCGCGCGGCATGATGCCCTCGCCAAAAGCCGGTACTGTGACTACGGATATTGCGCCGGCAGTTCAGGAATTTAAAGCCGGAAAATTGGAATTTCGCTCCGATCGCACGGGGATCGTCCACGTGATTTTTGGCAAAGCGGCTTTCCCCACAGAAGATTTGCTGGCGAATTTGAAGGCCCTGCAAGAGTGCATCGATCGCAACAAGCCGGCAGGGGCGAAAGGACGCTACTGGCGCAGCTTGCACGTGGCGGCTACGATGGGGCCCTCTATTGAAGTGGACGTTAGTGGCCTGCAAGATTTGAAAGCCGAGGTTGCGTACGGTTCGTAA
- the rplJ gene encoding 50S ribosomal protein L10 — protein sequence MAKTLAEKKAIVEDLKQELSDSQVVVAIGYQGLTVAEITDLRKRLRDTGSVCKVTKNTLMGIAVDGDDRWQPVQEFLRQDTAFLFLKDDLSGAIKAYQDFQKDTKKTELRGGVMEGRALNEEEVKAIADLPSREELMARIAGAIQAVPTRVAAGTKAVPTKVAVGINEVPSKLARALKAVSEQEQSQDAA from the coding sequence GTGGCTAAGACCCTAGCAGAGAAAAAAGCCATTGTAGAGGATTTAAAACAAGAGCTGAGCGATTCGCAAGTCGTGGTGGCGATCGGCTATCAAGGGCTGACGGTTGCCGAGATTACCGATCTGCGCAAGCGCCTGCGGGATACGGGCAGCGTTTGTAAGGTCACCAAAAATACGCTCATGGGGATTGCCGTAGATGGCGACGACCGATGGCAGCCCGTGCAGGAGTTCCTGCGGCAAGATACCGCTTTCCTGTTCCTCAAAGATGATTTGAGCGGCGCGATTAAAGCCTATCAGGACTTCCAGAAGGACACCAAGAAAACCGAATTGCGCGGTGGTGTCATGGAAGGTCGGGCTTTAAATGAGGAAGAAGTGAAAGCGATCGCTGACCTCCCTTCCCGCGAAGAACTCATGGCACGGATTGCCGGTGCCATTCAAGCCGTTCCCACCCGCGTGGCCGCAGGCACCAAAGCCGTTCCCACCAAAGTGGCTGTGGGCATCAACGAAGTGCCCTCCAAACTGGCTCGCGCCCTCAAAGCCGTATCCGAACAAGAACAATCCCAGGATGCCGCTTAA
- the rplL gene encoding 50S ribosomal protein L7/L12: MSAKTDEILEQLKSLSLLEASELVKQIEDAFGVDASASGGGMMMMAPGAVAGGGGGEAEEAAEEQTEFDVILEEVPADKKIAILKVVRGITGLGLKEAKDMVEATPKPLKEGADKETAEDLKKQLEDAGAKVTVK, encoded by the coding sequence ATGTCTGCCAAAACCGACGAAATTCTCGAACAGCTAAAATCCCTCAGCTTGTTGGAAGCTTCCGAACTGGTCAAGCAAATTGAAGATGCCTTCGGCGTTGATGCTTCTGCCTCTGGCGGCGGCATGATGATGATGGCACCCGGTGCTGTTGCCGGTGGCGGTGGCGGCGAAGCTGAAGAAGCTGCCGAAGAACAAACTGAATTTGACGTCATTTTGGAAGAAGTTCCCGCTGATAAGAAAATTGCCATTCTGAAAGTGGTGCGTGGCATCACCGGTTTGGGACTGAAAGAAGCCAAAGACATGGTGGAAGCAACTCCCAAACCCCTCAAAGAAGGTGCCGACAAAGAAACTGCCGAAGACCTCAAGAAGCAGTTGGAAGACGCGGGCGCTAAAGTTACCGTTAAGTAG
- the dnaK gene encoding molecular chaperone DnaK: MGKVVGIDLGTTNSVVAVMEGGKPTVIANAEGGRTTPSVVAYDPKKNGERLVGQIAKRGAVMNPTNTFYSVKRFIGRKFNEVTHETDEVSYKVLRDDSGNVKLDCPATEKQFAPEEISAQVLRKLAEDAGQYLGEPVTQAVITVPAYFNDSQRQATKDAGKIAGLEVLRIINEPTAASLAYGLDKKENETILVFDLGGGTFDVSILEVGDGVFEVLATSGDTHLGGDDFDEKIVNYLADEFQRQEGIDLRKDKQALQRLMGAAEGAKIELSNVTQAEINLPFITATQDGPKHLEMTLTRAKFEELCSELIDRCRTPVEKALEDAKLSKNDINEVVLVGGSTRIPAVKEVVKKLLGREANQSVNPDEVVAIGAAIQAGVLAGEVKDILLLDVTPLSLGVETLGGVMTKIIPRNTTIPTKKSEVFSTAVDGQTNVEIHVLQGEREMSKDNKSLGTFRLDGIPPAPRGVPQIEVTFDIDANGILNVSAKDKGTGKEQSISITGASTLDQNEVERMVNEAEQNAQADKERREKIDTRNQADSLAYQAKKQLEELGDKVPADDKSKVEDLTKQIRDEIGEEGQQKDVDQIDTERVKSLMEELQQALYNISSNIYQQAGGDGAGAGAGAAGGENPSGEGSAGKNDGDDVIDAEFSENK; the protein is encoded by the coding sequence ATGGGTAAAGTAGTTGGCATTGACCTGGGAACCACAAACTCCGTCGTCGCCGTAATGGAAGGCGGCAAACCAACCGTCATCGCAAACGCCGAAGGCGGACGGACCACTCCCTCCGTCGTCGCCTACGATCCCAAGAAAAACGGCGAGCGCCTCGTCGGGCAAATCGCCAAGCGTGGGGCAGTCATGAACCCCACCAACACCTTCTATTCTGTCAAGCGTTTCATCGGGCGGAAATTCAACGAAGTCACCCACGAAACCGACGAAGTCTCCTACAAAGTCCTGCGGGATGACAGCGGCAACGTGAAGCTAGACTGCCCCGCCACCGAAAAACAATTCGCCCCCGAAGAAATTTCCGCGCAAGTTCTGCGCAAGCTGGCCGAAGATGCCGGCCAATATCTCGGCGAACCCGTTACCCAGGCCGTCATCACCGTACCCGCATACTTTAACGACTCCCAGCGACAAGCCACCAAAGACGCCGGCAAAATCGCCGGATTGGAAGTGCTGCGCATCATCAACGAGCCCACCGCCGCCTCCCTCGCCTACGGATTGGACAAGAAAGAAAACGAAACCATTCTAGTCTTCGACCTAGGTGGCGGCACCTTCGACGTTTCCATCCTCGAAGTAGGCGACGGCGTATTTGAAGTTCTCGCTACCTCCGGCGACACCCACTTGGGCGGTGACGACTTCGACGAGAAAATCGTCAACTACCTCGCCGACGAATTCCAACGGCAGGAAGGTATCGACCTACGCAAAGACAAACAAGCCCTACAAAGGCTCATGGGTGCTGCGGAAGGCGCCAAGATCGAACTATCCAACGTCACCCAAGCCGAAATCAACCTGCCCTTCATCACCGCAACCCAAGACGGTCCCAAGCACCTAGAAATGACCCTAACCAGGGCCAAATTTGAAGAACTGTGCTCCGAACTCATTGACCGTTGCCGCACCCCCGTCGAAAAAGCTCTAGAAGACGCCAAACTCAGCAAGAACGACATCAACGAAGTAGTTCTCGTGGGCGGTTCTACCCGGATTCCCGCCGTCAAAGAAGTGGTCAAGAAGCTGCTGGGTAGAGAAGCCAACCAAAGCGTCAACCCCGACGAAGTGGTTGCCATTGGCGCTGCCATTCAAGCCGGCGTCTTAGCTGGGGAAGTCAAAGACATCCTATTGCTCGACGTTACGCCCTTATCTCTGGGTGTGGAAACCCTTGGCGGCGTCATGACCAAAATTATTCCACGCAACACCACCATTCCTACCAAGAAATCAGAGGTGTTCTCAACGGCGGTGGATGGTCAGACCAACGTGGAAATCCACGTTCTCCAAGGCGAGCGCGAAATGTCGAAAGACAACAAGAGCTTGGGCACCTTCCGCCTCGATGGCATTCCCCCAGCACCCCGCGGCGTTCCTCAAATTGAGGTAACCTTCGATATCGACGCCAACGGCATTCTCAACGTCAGCGCCAAGGATAAAGGCACGGGCAAAGAGCAATCCATCAGCATTACTGGCGCTTCCACCCTCGATCAAAACGAAGTGGAACGCATGGTCAACGAAGCCGAACAAAATGCCCAAGCCGACAAAGAGCGTCGCGAAAAAATCGACACCAGGAACCAAGCCGACTCGTTGGCTTATCAAGCCAAGAAACAATTGGAAGAGCTGGGCGATAAAGTTCCCGCTGACGATAAGAGCAAGGTTGAAGACCTAACCAAGCAAATCCGAGATGAAATCGGTGAAGAAGGTCAGCAAAAAGATGTGGATCAAATCGACACCGAGCGGGTCAAATCGCTGATGGAAGAACTGCAGCAAGCGCTGTACAATATCAGCAGCAACATCTACCAACAAGCCGGTGGTGACGGTGCCGGTGCTGGTGCCGGTGCTGCCGGTGGCGAGAACCCCAGTGGTGAAGGTTCCGCCGGGAAAAACGATGGTGACGATGTCATCGATGCTGAGTTCTCTGAAAACAAGTAA
- a CDS encoding S-layer homology domain-containing protein has protein sequence MSPSQRHQQVWNLLRKLIAGSAVGVVLGSLGTNIALAQERFADLQGHWASECINRLANNRMIRGYRDNTFRPNEPVMRVELAVVLQTAFPNREEKRESIDFVDIPQGYWAESAIRYATRTGFLQGFPEKIFKPAEPLSKAEVLMALSNGLELEASQPVEETLSEYFQDVSAIPDYAQNAIAAAVEAGLLDQLPQDKQLAANDLATRAEVASFLCQALQIASPSETVEETPETPPESAPATIPTEAQPSTAVEETPETPPESAPATTPTEMPTESKTASSENGEVTATLTYEKQQGLGTNFQLQIERQGETLPAQSVPLLQGEQARLMRMRVVDVSGDAEPEILVDLYSGGMRCCHYSLVYQHKGEAENYTSINHYWGNVGYDLLDLDGDGRPEFRSADDRFAYEFAKFDASGFPIQIWQYRDGKMVNVTPEYPQQIYADAYKWWEASYKNLQSTEDKEVKGYLAAYLANMYHLGASEKGWQVLKNMYDKEDKDEFFHQLSQFLEDLDYSR, from the coding sequence ATGAGTCCATCGCAACGTCACCAGCAGGTTTGGAATTTGCTGCGGAAATTGATTGCCGGTAGTGCCGTTGGTGTGGTTTTGGGAAGTTTGGGTACCAACATCGCTCTGGCACAGGAGCGATTCGCCGATTTGCAGGGGCATTGGGCAAGCGAATGTATTAACCGTTTGGCGAACAATCGCATGATTCGCGGCTATCGAGACAATACGTTCCGCCCCAACGAACCGGTGATGCGGGTGGAGTTGGCTGTGGTTTTGCAAACCGCTTTCCCCAATCGGGAAGAAAAACGCGAGTCTATTGATTTTGTGGATATTCCCCAGGGGTATTGGGCGGAATCTGCCATTCGCTACGCAACGCGCACGGGGTTTTTACAGGGATTTCCCGAGAAAATTTTTAAACCGGCAGAACCGTTGAGCAAGGCGGAAGTGCTGATGGCTTTGAGCAATGGATTGGAACTAGAAGCCAGCCAACCTGTTGAAGAAACTCTGTCGGAGTATTTTCAGGATGTGAGCGCGATTCCCGATTATGCCCAAAATGCGATCGCGGCAGCGGTGGAAGCAGGTTTGCTCGACCAACTACCGCAAGACAAACAACTGGCAGCCAACGACCTGGCAACCCGTGCTGAGGTAGCCTCGTTTTTGTGCCAAGCTTTGCAGATAGCCTCCCCATCGGAAACTGTTGAGGAAACGCCAGAAACGCCCCCTGAATCAGCTCCCGCTACAATCCCCACTGAGGCACAACCCAGCACCGCTGTTGAGGAAACGCCGGAAACGCCCCCTGAATCAGCTCCCGCTACAACCCCCACTGAAATGCCTACGGAAAGCAAAACAGCAAGTTCGGAAAACGGAGAAGTTACAGCCACCCTTACCTACGAAAAACAACAAGGGTTGGGCACTAATTTCCAGTTGCAGATAGAGCGGCAGGGAGAAACTTTGCCAGCCCAGTCGGTGCCCTTGCTACAAGGGGAACAGGCACGGTTGATGCGGATGCGGGTGGTCGATGTTAGTGGCGATGCCGAACCAGAAATTTTGGTAGATTTGTATTCTGGAGGCATGCGATGCTGCCACTATTCGTTGGTTTACCAACACAAAGGCGAAGCGGAAAATTATACTTCCATCAACCATTACTGGGGTAATGTTGGTTACGATTTGTTGGATTTAGATGGGGATGGTAGGCCAGAATTTAGAAGTGCCGACGATCGCTTTGCCTACGAGTTTGCCAAGTTTGATGCCTCTGGGTTCCCCATTCAAATTTGGCAGTATCGAGACGGCAAAATGGTTAATGTGACTCCTGAGTATCCCCAACAAATTTATGCCGATGCCTACAAATGGTGGGAAGCTTCTTATAAAAATTTGCAATCTACTGAAGACAAGGAAGTCAAAGGGTATCTGGCTGCCTATTTAGCCAATATGTACCATTTGGGAGCATCGGAAAAAGGTTGGCAAGTGCTGAAAAATATGTACGACAAAGAGGATAAGGACGAGTTTTTCCACCAACTCAGTCAATTTTTGGAAGATTTGGACTACTCGCGCTAA
- a CDS encoding NADP-dependent isocitrate dehydrogenase: MTEYQKIIPPEKGERITFEDGKPIVPNYPVIPFIRGDGTGVDIWPATQKVIDAAVQTAYGDSRQINWFKIYAGDEACAHYGTFQYLPAETIQAISEYGVAIKGPLTTPVGGGIRSLNVALRQIFDLYACVRPCKYYSGTPSPHKHPERLDVIVYRENTEDIYLGVEWHEGTEACQKLIQYLNETMIPNSPELGEKQIRLDSGIGIKPISKTGSQRLVRRAIEHALRLPKEKQTVTLVHKGNIMKYTEGAFRDWGYELATTEFRQECITERESWILSNKEADPDLSLDANARMVEPGYDSLTPQRQEEVCQEVQGVLDAIWETHGNGQWQEKVMVNDRIADSIFQQIQTRPGEYSILATTNLNGDYLSDAAAAVVGGLGMAPGANIGDKAAIFEATHGTAPKHAGLDRINPGSLILSGLMMLEYLGWQEAADLMRQGVATAIANREVTYDLARMMDPPVDKPLKCSEFAEAIISHF; encoded by the coding sequence ATGACGGAATATCAAAAAATTATTCCCCCAGAAAAAGGTGAACGCATTACCTTTGAAGACGGCAAACCTATCGTCCCCAATTATCCGGTAATTCCCTTCATTCGCGGCGACGGTACCGGGGTGGATATTTGGCCGGCGACTCAAAAAGTTATTGATGCGGCGGTACAGACTGCCTACGGCGACAGTCGCCAAATTAACTGGTTTAAAATCTATGCGGGTGATGAAGCCTGCGCCCACTACGGTACGTTTCAATATTTGCCCGCCGAAACCATTCAAGCGATTTCTGAATACGGCGTTGCTATTAAAGGTCCACTCACCACACCCGTTGGTGGTGGCATTCGTTCTTTGAATGTGGCCCTGCGGCAAATTTTTGACCTGTATGCCTGCGTACGCCCCTGTAAATACTATTCCGGGACGCCTTCTCCCCACAAACATCCCGAACGCCTCGATGTCATTGTTTATCGGGAAAATACCGAAGATATTTATCTGGGCGTGGAATGGCACGAAGGGACCGAGGCTTGCCAAAAACTCATTCAATACCTCAATGAAACCATGATTCCCAATTCGCCGGAGTTGGGCGAGAAGCAAATTCGTCTGGATTCGGGAATTGGCATTAAACCGATCAGCAAAACCGGTTCCCAACGATTGGTCCGTCGCGCTATCGAACATGCGTTGCGCTTACCCAAGGAAAAACAAACGGTGACCCTGGTTCACAAGGGCAACATTATGAAATACACCGAAGGGGCGTTTCGCGACTGGGGTTACGAACTGGCAACCACCGAGTTTCGCCAGGAATGCATCACCGAACGGGAATCTTGGATTTTGAGCAATAAGGAAGCCGATCCCGATTTGAGTTTGGATGCCAACGCGCGCATGGTGGAACCGGGATACGATTCGCTGACCCCACAACGTCAAGAGGAGGTCTGTCAAGAAGTGCAAGGGGTATTGGATGCGATTTGGGAAACCCACGGCAATGGGCAATGGCAAGAGAAGGTGATGGTTAACGATCGCATTGCCGATAGCATTTTCCAACAAATTCAAACCCGCCCTGGGGAATATTCCATTTTGGCAACGACCAATCTCAATGGTGATTATCTATCCGATGCTGCCGCTGCGGTGGTTGGCGGTTTGGGCATGGCACCTGGTGCCAATATTGGCGATAAGGCGGCGATTTTTGAAGCGACCCACGGAACCGCCCCCAAACATGCTGGTTTGGATCGTATCAATCCCGGTTCGTTGATTTTGTCGGGGTTGATGATGCTGGAGTATTTGGGATGGCAGGAAGCTGCAGATTTGATGCGTCAAGGGGTGGCAACTGCGATCGCCAATCGGGAAGTGACCTACGATTTGGCCCGCATGATGGACCCGCCAGTAGACAAACCGCTCAAGTGTTCTGAGTTTGCTGAGGCGATTATTAGTCATTTTTAA
- the carB gene encoding carbamoyl-phosphate synthase large subunit — protein MPRREDLHKILLLGSGPIIIGQACEFDYSGTQACKALREEGYEVVLVNSNPATIMTDPGTADRTYIEPLTPDLVENIIAKERPDALLPTMGGQTALNLAVKLSESGVLEKYGVDLIGADLSAIQMAEDRLLFKEAMGRIGIKVCPSGIASNLEEAKQVANRIGAYPLIIRPAYTLGGGGGGIAYNAEEFEELSHLGLDASPISQILIERSLLGWKEYELEVMRDTADNVVIICSIENIDPMGVHTGDSITVAPAQTLTDKEYQRLRDYSIQIIREIGVETGGSNIQFAVNPITGEVIVIEMNPRVSRSSALASKATGFPIAKFAAKLAVGYSLDEISNDITKKTPASFEPTIDYVVTKAPRFAFEKFPGTEPVLTTQMRSVGEAMAIGRTFEESLQKALRSLENGRHGWGCDRWEKLPSLTQVRAMLRTPNPERVFTVRHALLLGMTVEEIYELTGIDPWFLDKMQVLLETEKWLKRTYLHEFTREMLVEVKRQGFSDCQIAFATKTSEDEVRALRHKLGVKPVYKLVDTCAAEFEAMTPYYYSTYEDESEVIVSDQPKVMILGGGPNRIGQGIEFDYCCCHASFSLREMGYETIMVNSNPETVSTDYDTSDRLYFEPLTKEDVLNIIDIEQPQGIIIQFGGQTPLKLAVPLQEYLYEAPKRLAAASAEPSKSSDVEMSGAHLPTKIWGTSPDSIDIAEDRERFEQILWEVGIDQPPNGIARSYEEALVVAQQIGYPCVVRPSYVLGGRAMEIVYSDEELERYMTLAVQVEPEHPILIDKFLENAVEVDVDAVADATGKVVIGGIMEHIEQAGVHSGDSACSIPYVSLTDKALQTIREGTVKLAQRLHVLGLMNVQYAVVKAPDRAVAGTAVSEPAQGEPKVYILEANPRASRTVPFVSKAIGVPLARVASQVMAGKTLQELDYTEEIVPNHMAVKEAVLPFEKFTGTDPILGPEMRSTGEVMGIDMDFGRAFAKAAIGAGQRLPMAGTVFVSMRDRDKELVVPIVKDLVNLGFKIVATAGTRKFLWEASELQKDGAKLDIDLVFKLYEGRPNVLDWIKNQWLQLIINTPSGEDAQAEGRLIRRAALEYKIPLITTIAGARATAAAIQAVKTRALDVKALQDYF, from the coding sequence ATGCCTCGTCGCGAAGATCTCCATAAAATTCTCTTACTGGGTTCCGGTCCCATCATTATCGGACAAGCTTGCGAGTTCGACTATTCGGGAACGCAAGCCTGTAAAGCTTTGCGCGAAGAAGGGTATGAGGTGGTGTTGGTCAACTCCAACCCGGCTACGATTATGACCGATCCGGGTACAGCCGATCGCACCTATATCGAACCCCTCACCCCAGATTTGGTAGAGAACATTATTGCCAAGGAACGTCCCGATGCTCTGCTGCCGACGATGGGCGGTCAAACGGCTTTGAATTTGGCTGTGAAACTGTCGGAAAGCGGCGTTTTAGAGAAATATGGCGTCGATCTCATTGGGGCAGATTTGTCTGCGATTCAAATGGCAGAAGACCGCCTGCTGTTTAAAGAGGCTATGGGTCGGATTGGGATTAAAGTCTGTCCTTCGGGCATTGCCAGCAATTTGGAAGAGGCCAAACAGGTGGCCAACCGCATCGGTGCCTATCCTCTCATTATTCGCCCTGCCTATACCTTAGGGGGCGGTGGCGGTGGTATTGCTTACAATGCCGAAGAATTTGAAGAGTTAAGCCATTTGGGGTTGGATGCTTCTCCCATTTCCCAAATTTTAATCGAGCGATCGCTTTTGGGATGGAAAGAATACGAATTAGAAGTCATGCGGGATACCGCAGATAACGTAGTAATTATCTGCTCCATTGAAAACATCGACCCCATGGGCGTTCACACCGGCGATTCCATTACCGTTGCCCCCGCCCAAACCCTCACCGACAAAGAATACCAACGCCTGCGGGATTATTCCATTCAAATTATCCGCGAAATTGGTGTCGAAACCGGCGGTTCCAACATTCAATTTGCCGTCAATCCCATTACCGGCGAGGTCATTGTCATTGAAATGAATCCTCGGGTTTCTCGTTCCTCGGCGTTGGCATCGAAAGCAACAGGATTTCCCATTGCCAAATTTGCGGCGAAGTTGGCGGTGGGATACAGTTTGGACGAAATTTCCAACGATATTACCAAGAAAACCCCCGCTTCCTTCGAACCCACCATTGACTACGTGGTCACCAAAGCCCCTCGGTTTGCCTTTGAGAAATTCCCCGGAACCGAACCCGTGCTAACCACACAAATGCGGTCGGTGGGGGAAGCCATGGCTATCGGGCGTACATTTGAGGAATCCCTGCAAAAAGCCTTGCGATCGCTGGAAAACGGTCGTCACGGCTGGGGATGCGATCGCTGGGAAAAATTACCCAGCCTCACCCAGGTCCGTGCCATGCTGCGGACCCCCAACCCCGAACGGGTTTTCACCGTACGCCACGCCCTACTGTTGGGGATGACCGTAGAGGAAATTTACGAACTCACCGGCATCGATCCCTGGTTTTTAGACAAAATGCAGGTATTGCTGGAGACAGAGAAGTGGCTTAAGCGGACCTACCTGCACGAATTTACCCGGGAAATGTTGGTGGAAGTCAAACGTCAGGGATTCAGTGACTGTCAAATTGCCTTTGCCACCAAAACATCCGAAGACGAAGTACGGGCGTTGCGCCACAAGCTAGGCGTCAAACCGGTTTACAAGCTGGTGGATACCTGTGCGGCGGAGTTTGAAGCGATGACGCCCTATTACTATTCCACCTATGAAGACGAATCGGAGGTGATTGTTTCCGACCAACCCAAGGTGATGATTTTGGGGGGTGGTCCCAACCGCATCGGTCAAGGGATTGAGTTTGACTACTGTTGTTGTCACGCCAGTTTCTCGTTGCGGGAAATGGGGTACGAGACCATTATGGTGAACTCCAACCCGGAAACGGTTTCTACGGACTACGATACGAGCGATCGCTTGTATTTTGAACCCCTCACCAAAGAAGACGTTCTCAATATTATCGATATCGAACAACCCCAAGGCATTATCATCCAGTTTGGCGGACAAACGCCCTTGAAGCTAGCGGTGCCGTTGCAGGAATATTTATATGAAGCCCCCAAACGCCTGGCAGCAGCTTCGGCAGAACCCAGCAAAAGTAGCGATGTAGAAATGTCGGGAGCTCATTTACCGACCAAGATTTGGGGAACCTCTCCCGATTCCATTGATATTGCTGAAGACCGGGAACGTTTCGAGCAAATCCTGTGGGAGGTGGGCATCGACCAGCCTCCCAATGGCATTGCCCGCAGCTACGAGGAAGCATTGGTGGTTGCCCAGCAAATTGGCTATCCCTGTGTGGTCCGTCCTTCTTACGTTTTGGGCGGCAGGGCTATGGAAATTGTCTACTCGGATGAAGAGTTAGAACGGTACATGACTCTGGCGGTTCAGGTGGAACCAGAGCATCCCATTTTAATCGATAAGTTCCTGGAAAATGCCGTGGAAGTCGATGTGGATGCGGTGGCAGATGCTACCGGCAAGGTCGTTATTGGCGGCATTATGGAACATATCGAACAGGCTGGGGTCCATTCGGGAGACTCCGCTTGTTCGATTCCTTACGTTTCCCTGACAGATAAGGCATTACAGACCATTCGCGAAGGTACGGTAAAACTCGCCCAGCGGTTGCATGTACTTGGGCTGATGAACGTGCAGTATGCGGTGGTCAAAGCACCAGATAGAGCGGTTGCTGGCACTGCGGTTTCCGAACCCGCTCAGGGCGAACCCAAGGTTTATATTTTAGAAGCCAATCCCCGGGCTTCCCGTACAGTCCCGTTTGTGTCGAAAGCCATTGGTGTTCCCCTAGCACGGGTAGCTTCCCAGGTGATGGCTGGCAAGACATTGCAGGAGTTGGACTATACCGAGGAAATCGTTCCCAACCATATGGCGGTGAAAGAGGCAGTGCTGCCGTTTGAGAAATTTACTGGTACCGACCCGATTTTGGGTCCGGAAATGCGGTCTACCGGAGAAGTGATGGGGATCGATATGGATTTTGGCCGGGCCTTTGCCAAGGCGGCCATTGGTGCCGGTCAGCGATTGCCCATGGCGGGGACGGTGTTTGTTTCCATGCGCGATCGCGACAAAGAGTTGGTGGTTCCCATTGTCAAGGATCTGGTGAATTTAGGTTTCAAAATTGTCGCCACCGCCGGCACCCGCAAGTTCCTATGGGAAGCCTCCGAGTTGCAAAAGGACGGTGCCAAACTAGACATCGACTTGGTTTTTAAACTCTACGAAGGACGCCCTAACGTGTTGGATTGGATCAAAAACCAATGGTTGCAGTTGATTATCAACACCCCTTCTGGAGAAGATGCCCAAGCCGAAGGGCGTCTGATTCGTCGTGCTGCTCTGGAATATAAAATTCCCTTAATCACAACCATTGCCGGTGCTAGGGCAACTGCAGCTGCCATTCAAGCTGTCAAAACCCGCGCCTTAGACGTGAAAGCTCTGCAAGATTATTTCTAA